A genomic window from Glycine soja cultivar W05 chromosome 10, ASM419377v2, whole genome shotgun sequence includes:
- the LOC114370545 gene encoding uncharacterized protein LOC114370545 has translation MASNFSLRTLMIFSLAFWLALKGTLGGIECETLSHDTCSFAVSSAGKRCVLEKRVKRTGEEAYTCRTSEIEADKLKDHIETEQCIKACGLDRKSLGISSDSLLESTFTQKLCSPHCYQCCPNVVDLYFNLAAGEGVFLPKLCEAQGVNARRGMAELKSSGIVAPGPVHGVQFAAAPPINPVELTIEPAVAPSAN, from the exons ATGGCCTCTAACTTCAGCTTGAgaactttgatgatattttccCTTGCATTTTGGCTCGCCCTGAAAGGCACTCTTG GAGGGATAGAGTGTGAGACTCTAAGCCATGACACATGCTCATTCGCTGTGTCATCTGCTGGAAAACGGTGTGTGCTTGAGAAGCGCGTCAAGAGGACTGGTGAGGAAGCATACACATGCAGGACATCAGAGATTGAAGCTGATAAACTGAAGGACCACATTGAAACAGAGCAATGCATCAAGGCTTGTGGTTTGGACAGAAAGTCCCTTGGAATCTCATCAGATTCTCTTCTTGAGTCTACTTTCACTCAGAAGCTCTGCTCCCCTCACTGCTACCAGTGTTGCCCAAATGTTGTTGACTTGTACTTCAATCTTGCAGCTGGTGAAG GAGTGTTTCTTCCCAAGTTGTGTGAAGCACAAGGTGTAAATGCTCGTAGAGGAATGGCTGAACTGAAAAGCTCTGGTATTGTGGCACCTGGACCTGTGCACGGTGTGCAGTTCGCAGCTGCTCCTCCAATTAACCCTGTGGAGCTCACAATTGAACCCGCCGTTGCCCCGTCAGCAAACTAA